The following are from one region of the Silene latifolia isolate original U9 population chromosome 9, ASM4854445v1, whole genome shotgun sequence genome:
- the LOC141601059 gene encoding uncharacterized protein LOC141601059, with product MSFMEINPYASFFRSLREIGIHEHESRIVIRAGITQDQHTYNAPTASQVASIWVEDEGLSEPLRLDIVVYARSGISLCVRHYYGCYDPLQYTFLFPYDDSGWHRCIYKCNTSHRRREVCPTFPINEVLVQTDDDLIEAEDQVANSSESKKKFPVESITITAYKFALIIRLFYCCYGKPDIFLTLTCNPRWPEIERELLPHEEAQNRPDLVARVFRAKLIEVKKEIVEKKLFEVCSSIKAVKYLYKYIYKGHDRISFTVEDGIEQHDYDEISAFQSARWISPPEAVWRIFRFCMNEIHPTMVPLQVYLQNMETVLFRPYERLENIEDDDSRKRTMLIAFFEQNQADSYARTLLYQQFPEHYVWLGQKDDKLWIPRRKGFAIGRLVYTNPTEGSGISLGLLEDDNSVENSLLEDSNFQMPFALRRLFATLLIYCTPKSLRLLWDHFFSALSEDYTLAFPESPSKVLNLTLRSICFIIASMRKSFNDLDFGGLRLEYEAIDTRKAKEIEGQLSVPITLEELNAINLPNGAFFVDGLGGTSKTFLYSSLLAQLRKKGFIALAVASSEIAASNISGGRTSNSLFKIPLDLEENQGSKI from the exons ATGAGTTTTATGGAAATTAATCCTTATGCTAGTTTTTTTAGATCCTTGAGAGAAATTGGTATTCATGAGCATGAAAGTCGCATTGTTATTCGAGCTGGTATAACCCAGGATCAACATACTTACAATGCACCTACTGCATCTCAAGTAGCATCAATTTGGGTTGAAGATGAAGGTTTGTCTGAACCTCTGAGACTTGATATTGTTGTATATGCTCGGTCAGGGATAAGCCTTTGTGTACGACATTACTATGGTTGTTATGACCCTTTACAATATACATTTCTTTTTCCTTATGACGACAGTGGATGGCATAGATGCATTTACAAGTGTAATACTTCCCATCGTCGTAGAGAAGTTTGTCCTACATTTCCTATAAACGAAGTTCTTGTCCAAACTGACGACGATTTAATTGAGGCTGAGGATCAAG TTGCAAATTCTTCGGAATCGAAAAAAAAGTTTCCTGTAGAGAGTATTACTATTACCGCCTACAAATTCGCCCTAATTATTCGTCTATTTTACTGC TGTTACGGTAAACCAGATATCTTTCTAACCCTGACATGTAACCCTAGATGGCCAGAAATAGAACGCGAATTACTACCACATGAGGAGGCACAAAATAGGCCTGATCTTGTCGCTCGTGTATTTCGAGCAAAACTTATTGAGGTTAAGAAAGAAATTGTCGAGAAAAAACTATTTG AAGTGTGCTCGTCAATAAAAGCAGTTAAGTATCTATACAAATATATTTATAAAGGACATGATCGTATTTCTTTTACGGTTGAAGATGGTATTGAACAACATGATTATGATGAAATTAGTGCTTTTCAGTCCGCACGTTGGATATCACCACCTGAGGCAGTATGGAGAATTTTTAGATTTTGCATGAATGAAATACATCCTACTATGGTGCCCTTGCAAGTTTATCTTCAAAATATGGAGACTGTACTCTTTCGTCCGTATGAACGCCTAGAGAATATTGAGGATGATGATAGCCGAAAGAGAACTATGTTAATAGCTTTTTTCGAACAAAATCAAGCTGATTCTTATGCACGTACTCTACTATATCAACAATTTCCGGAACACTATGTTTGGTTAGGGCAAAAAGATGATAAGCTTTGGATTCCGCGAAGAAAAGGTTTTGCTATTGGTAGGTTAGTCTACACCAACCCTACAGAAG GAAGCGGCATATCGCTAGGCCTTCTTGAAGATGATAATTCAGTTGAAAACAGTTTATTGGAAGATTCAAACTTTCAGATGCCGTTTGCTTTAAGACGATTATTTGCTACATTACTAATTTACTGTACGCCTAAAAGTCTCAGGCTTCTATGGGATCATTTCTTCTCAGCATTATCAGAAGACTACACATTAGCGTTTCCAGAAAGTCCAAGTAAAGTTCTGAATCTTACGCTTAGAAGTATATGTTTTATCATAGCGTCAATGAGAAAGAGTTTCAACGATCTTGACTTTGGAGGATTAAGATTAGAATATGAAGCCATTGATACGCGTAAGGCCAAAGAAATTGAAGGGCAGCTTAGCGTTCCTATTACACTAGAAGAGCTTAACGCAATCAACTTACCGAATG GTGCATTCTTTGTAGACGGTCTAGGTGGTACAAGCAAAACTTTCCTCTACTCATCGCTTCTCGCACAGTTGCGCAAAAAAGGCTTTATTGCTTTGGCAGTTGCAAGTTCAGAAATTGCAGCGTCAAATATTTCTGGTGGCAGAACATCGAATTCGCTTTTCAAAATTCCTCTTGATCTTGAAGAAAACCAAGGTAGTAAAATTTGA